Part of the Tepiditoga spiralis genome, GTTAGACACTTTGAAAGTCTTGAAAAAATAAACCATTCTATTGATAGAGGATTTTATCCATTAGGATCTTGTACAATGAAATATAACCCTTTTATAAATGAAGAAATGGCATCTTTGAGTGGCTTTGTTAATTTACATCCTTATGTTGAAGAAAAAGATGCTCAAGGCGCTTTAGAATTGATGTACAATCTTCAAAAAAGTCTTGGTGAAATAACTGGAATGGATGCAGTTACATTGCAACCTGCTGCTGGAGCACATGGTGAGTTAACGGGTATGCTCATAATTAGGAAATATATAGAAGATAAAGGTTTAACACACAAAACAAAGGTAATTGTTCCAGATTCAGCACATGGAACCAATCCAGCATCAGCAACTATGGCTGGTTTTAAAGCTGTTGAAGTTAAGTCAACAGATAAAGGTAGAGTTGATATTGAAGAATATAAAAAATTAATGGACGATGATGTTGCAGCAATAATGCTTACAAATCCTAATACAGTAGGATTATTTGAATCTGATATTCTTGAAATAGCAAAACTTGCTCATGAACATGGAGCTTTATTGTACTATGATGGAGCAAATTTAAATGCAATAATGGGAATGGTAAGACCTGGAGATATGGGATTTGATGTTGTTCATATGAATTTACATAAAACTTTTTCAACTCCACACGGCATGGGTGGACCGGGAAGTGGTCCAGTTGGTGTAAAAGAATATTTAAAAGATTACTTACCAAAGCCAATAGTTGAAAAAAATGAGAATGGATTATATGAATTAAACTATGATATTCCAAAAAGTATTGGAAGAGTTAGAAGTTTATATGGAAACTTTCTTGTTTTAGTAAGAGCATATACATACATTTCAACAATGGGTAGTGATGGTCTAAAAAAATCAAGTGAATATGCAGTTTTAAATGCTAATTATATGCGTGTAAAACTTATGAATTCAATGAAAATGGCTTATGATGAAATATGTAAACATGAATTTGTTGTTGAAGGAACCTTTTTAAAGGAATATGGATTAAAAACTACAGATTTTGCCAAAAGAATGCTTGATTATGGAATTCATCCATCAACAATTTATTTTCCTTTAATTGTAAAGGAAGCAATGATGTTTGAGCCAACAGAAACAGAAAGTAAAGAAACTTTAGACGAAGTAATTGAAGTAATGTTAAAAATAGTAGATGAAGCAAAAAATACTCCAGAAAAATTACACAATGCACCTTTTACAACTCCTGTAAGGAGATTAGATGAATTAAAAGCAAATAAAGATATTAAAGTAAAATATTAAAAGCAGGCTAAGCCTGCTTTTAATATTTTAAGTATTTAATTAGATTTACAATTATTACAAATTCCTCTATAGATGACTTCTACTTCATTTACCTTCATACCCATTATTTCATTTGGAACAGAAATATTTTGTTCGCCATCTACATCATAAACTTTTCCGCATATCTCACAAATAAAATGAGAATGTGGTTTTAAGTTTGGATCAAATCGACTTCTTTCGGAATATTTTAATTCCTTTATTAAATTAGCTTTTTGTAAAACTTTAATTATATTATAAACGGATGTAAAAGAGATATTTTTTCCTCTTTTCGTTAAAGTAAGGTGTATTTCATCAGTAGATGGATGGTTAGTTGCATTTAAAATAATTTCTGCAATTAAAACTCTATTTGGCGTAGGGTGTATTTTGTTTCTTTTTAAAGTTTCGACTATTTGCTCTCTTGTTTTAAACATAAGCACTCCTCCTTTCATTAATTATTTATTTGAATTATTTTATAGTATTTAGATGATTAGAAATATGATTTATTAACATAAGTTGTTATTCCAATTATATCATGAAAAATAATTTGAATTTAAAACGTTACAAAATATAAATAAAAATCTTTAATTTGTATTAATTTAAAATATTAACTTTAATACAAATTAATTTCAAATGTAAAAAAACTTAATTTAATTATAAAAAAATATATTACAATAAGTGATATAATATAATTAGAATTTATTTTAATAAATGGATATAAATAAAAATATTCGGGGATATACAAACTTTAGGAGGCAGTTATGAAAGAAATAAAAAGAATAGGGTTAATAACTAGTGGTGGCGATGCTCCAGGAATGAATGCGGCTATTAGATCTGTTGTTAGAACTGCAGAGTCAAAAGGTATAGAGGTATATGCTTTTTTAAGAGGGTATGCAGGAATTTTAGATAAAGAATACAAAGTTTTAAAATTTTCTGATGTTGGTGGAATAATGGAAAAAGGAGGAACAATATTAAGAACAGCGAGAGTTCTAGAGTTTAAACTTCCAGAAGTTAGAAAAGAAGCGGCTGATATTTTAAGGGAATTAAAAATTGAAGCATTAGTTGTTATTGGAGGAGAAGGAAGTTTAACTGGAGCAAAACTTTTAATGGAAGAACAAGATATACCTGTTGTGGGGATACCTGGTTCAATAGATAATGATATTCCACAAACGGACATGTGCATTGGAGTAGATACTTGTTTAAATACAACTATTGAAGCTATGCAAAAATTAAAAGATACAGCTTCTTCTCATGAAAGAGCATTTATTGTTGAAGTTATGGGAAGAGGATCTGGATATATAGCACTAATGTCAGCTCTTTCAGTTGGTGCTGAAGCAGTTATAATTCCAGAAACACCTGTTGATTTTAAAGCAATAGCAGAAAGAATATGGGAAGAAAGGCAAAGAGGTAAGGTTAATAGCATAATAGTTGTTGCTGAGGGTGCAGCAAGTGCTTATACAGTTGCAAGACATTTAGAAAACAGAATAGGTTTTGAAACAAGAATAACTATACTTGGACATATAGTAAGAGGTGGATCTCCAAGTGCTTTTGATAGGATATTAGCTTCTAGAATGGGATATGAAGCTATTAAATCAATTGTTGAAGGAGAGTATGGAGTTATGATAGCTCTTTCAAGAAGTAATATGATAAGAGTACCTATTGAATCGGTTCTTTCTGAAAAAAAAGAATTAGATATGGAAATATTAAAACTAGCTAAGATTTTGTCATAAATTAATTTGGTTTTAACTAATTATTGATGTATAATTTATGTAGATATAACATTAAAACTCTGGAAGGAGTGATAACTTTGAAAAAAACAAGAATAGTTTGTACACTTGGACCTGTAACAGAAAGCGAAGAAATTCTTGGTGAATTAATGGATATTGGTATGAATGTTGCCAGACTCAATACATCTCATGGAGATCCCGAAGAACACTTTACAAGAGTTCAAAGAGTTCAAAAAATCAGAAAGGCAAAAGGAATACCAATTGCAATTCTTTTGGATCTTGAAGGTCCAAAAATGAGAACTACTAACTTTAAAACAGATGAAGTTGAATTAATTGAAGGAAATGAATTTATTTTAACTTCAGAAGATATAGTAGGTGATGAAACGATAGTTGGTTTAACTTATAAAAGACTTCCAGAAGATGTTAAAAGTGGAGATTTAATACTTTTAAATGATGGGAAAGTTAAACTTGAAGTTATAGAATCTAATGGAATACAAATAAGAACAAAAATAATAAATGGAGGTATTGTAACTCATAGAAGAGGAATAAATGTTCCAGGAGTAGATATACAACTTCCAGGATTAACAGAAAAAGATAAGTCTTATATTGAATATGGAGTAAAATGGAATGTAGATTATATGGCTCAATCTTTTGTAAGAAAAGCAGATGATATAAGAGAAACAAAAGAAATTCTTGCAAAATTAGGAGCACCTGATATGCCAGTAATAGCGAAAATAGAGACTCTACAAGCATTGGATAATTTAGAAGAAATAATTGATGCAGCAGATGGTGTAATGGTTGCAAGAGGTGATCTTGGGGTTGAAATACCAGTTCAACAAGTTCCCGTTGTTCAAAAAAGAATTATTTCTATGGCAAATGCAAAAAGTAAACCAGTAATTACTGCAACACAGATGCTTGAAACGATGATAGAAAATCCAGTTCCCACAAGAGCAGAAGCAACAGATATTGCAAATGCAATAATGGATGGAACTGATGCGGTCATGCTTTCAGCCGAAACATCTGTTGGTAAGCATCCTTTAGAGGCAGTAAAAGTAATGTCAAATATTGCAATTGAAACAGAAAAATATCTTTGGAAATATTCTAGAATGTTTAATTTTGTTACTACTGAGGGAAAAGATGAAGTAACTAATGCAATAACAAAATCTGCAGTTGAAATGGCAATTGAATTAAATATACATACAATTGTTGCGACAACATATAGAGGATATACAGTAAGAGCTCTTTCTAGATTTAGAAAAGATTTAAATATTATTGCAGCCTCACCAAGAGAAGAAACATTTAATAGAATGGCTCTTGTTTGGGGAGTAACTCCTGTTATAATGACAAAATTTATAGATACTGATTCAATGTTGGAAAATGTTTCTAATATTGTAAAATCATTGAATTTAAATAAAAAAGGAGATAAGATAATTGTTACTGCAGGAATTCCATATGGATTTGCTGGAACAACTAATCTAATAAAAGTGCACGAAGTTTAAAATACTACAAATAGTGCGGTAAGTATTCCGCACTTTTTTTTTAAGTTTATTTATGGTAAAATTGTTATAAATATCGGAGGTGAAAAAATGGTTTTGGATAAATTAACACCAAAAGAAATAGTAGCACAATTAAATAAATATATTATAGGACAAAATATAGCAAAAAAACAAGTTTCAATAGCATTGAGAAACAGAATTAGAAGATTGAAATTAGAAGAAAATATGAGAAAAGAAGTGATACCTAAAAATATATTAATGATAGGACCAACTGGAGTAGGTAAAACCGAAATAGCAAGAAGACTGGCTCAAATTGCAAAAGCTCCATTTATAAAGGTTGAAGCTACAAGATTTACAGAGGTTGGGTATGTTGGTAAAAATGTGGAAAGTATGATAAAAGAATTAATGGATGTTTCAGTTAATCTTGTTAGAACTGAAATGATGGAAAAAGTTGAAGAATTAGCAAAAAAAATGGTTGAACAAAGAATTGTGGAAGCTTTAGTTCCTGCATCAAAAAAGCAAAATTCAAATGCTAATTTTATGGAAATGTTTCAAATGTTTAATCAACAAGGAAATTATCAAAATCAAAAAAAAGAAACTATTGAAGAACCAGAAATAAAAAGAAGAAGAGAAGAAATTTATGAACAGTTAAAAAAGGGTGAATTAGAAAATATAGAAATAGAAATTGAATTGGAAGAAGATTCAACACCAATGTTTGCAGGAATGGGATCAGAATTTGAAGACATGGGAATGCAAATTGGTGAAATGTTTTCAAATTTAATGCCAAAGAAAAAGAAAAAAAGAAAGATGAAAGTTTCAGAAGCAAGAAAAATATTACAACCAATAGAAGCGGAAAAATTGATAGATAAAGAAAAAATGATACAAGAAGGCATTGAAAGGGCTCAAAGCAGAGGAATAATATTTATAGATGAAATAGATAAAATAACAGCAAAAGGTAGTGGCGCAGGACCTGATGTGTCACGTGAAGGAGTTCAGAGAGATTTATTACCAATTGTTGAAGGTACTAATGTAATGACTAAGTATGGTCAAGTTAAAACAGATTATATATTATTTATTGCTGCAGGTGCATTTCATATGGCAAAACCATCTGATTTAATACCAGAATTACAGGGAAGATTTCCAGTAAGAGTAGAATTACAAGACTTAACAGAAGATGATTTTATTAAGATTTTGGTTGAACCAGAAAATGCAATAATAAAACAGTACAAAGCTTTACTTTTAACAGATGATGTTGAACTTGAATTTTCAGAAGATGGAATAAAAGAAATTGCCAAAATTTCTTTTGAATTAAATGAAAAAGTTGAAAATATAGGAGCTAGAAGATTATATACAGTTGTTGAAAAAGTTTTAGAAGAAGTTTCATATGAAGCTCCATCATCAACAGCATGGAAAGTAGTAGTTAATTCAGAATATGTTAAAGCAAAATTAGGAGATATAGTTAAGGATGAAAATTTAAGAGAATACGTATTGTAGGTGAAAATATGAATTCAGAACATGTAGATATATTAATAATAGAAGAAAATGAATCAATCATAAATTTATATAAAAAAATGTTAATGAATATATTAAATGATGAATATTCAATAAAAATATTGAAAAATAATAAGGAAATATCAAATTTTTTTGATAACACTAACAACTTTAAAAATAAAATATCTTTAATTATTTCTGAATCATCTATTGAAGGCGTTGAAATAATAGAAAAACTCGGGGACATAAAAAGTATGTTCCCGAGAGTTTGTGTATATATAATGAGTAATGATGTAAATATAGAAAAATTAAAAAAAGCTTTAAAGTATGGTGTAAGTGATTGGATTGAAAAACCTATTACTCCAGATGAATTTTATGAAGTTGTGCATAAATCTATTTATAGAGGAACATCATTTGAATCAAAAATTAGAGATATTGAAAAAGAAATTGATAATTTTAATGTAGAAAATGAAATTGAATATTATAAATTAGAAAATAGATTAGGTAAATTATTGGGAGAAAATCCATCAAGATATGAAACTCATTATTTATTAGGTAAATTATATGAAAAAAAAGGAATTAAAACATTATCTATAAAACATTATAAAGCTTCAGAAGCATTGAAAAATTGAGGTGAAAAATGAAATCAAAATATATAATAGTAATTGGTTGTGGAAGGCTTGGATCTGAATTGGCAGTGAAGTTTTCACAAAATCATAGTGTCGTTGTTATAGATAAAAATGAAAAAGCTTTTTCAAGACTTGTAAATAAAAATTTTACAGGTTTTACTATGACAGTTGATACTAATGATATGGATGCATTAAAAAAAGCTAAATTAGATAAGGCAGATATAGTTTATATAGTAACACCAGATGATAACCTTAATTTTATGTTGGCCTATGGAATTAAAATGATTAAAAAGGAAATAAATAAGGAAGATTTAAGAATAGTTGCAAGAGTTAATGATCCAATGAAAAAAGATTTATTTCAAAGAGCTAAGCTAGAACTTTTTTGCCCAATTGAAAATTCTGCAAATCAAATATTTGCAGATTTTAAAGGGGCTGATGAATTATGAGAAAAAAAATATTTTATATTTTTGAAGGAAAAACTCTAGCCTATGCTTTGGCAAAAAAATTATTATTATTAGGAAATAGTGTTTATTATGTTTCTAAAAATCCTGAAAGTATTGAAATATTAGATGGATTAAAAGTGTATCATTCATCACTAGAATTAATACAACATGATCCAACAGATATAAATTGGATAGATAATTTTGAAATGACTAAAGACATAGGGGCAGTTATTCTTCTTTCAGAAGATGATGCACAAAATTTTGTTATTTCTTGGATATTAAGGCAAAAATATGATACATTAAAAATATTATCGCTTGTAAATCACGTTGAAAATAAGTTTGTTTTTGATGATATAAATATAATAAATATATTGCCTACATTATGGATGGAAAAAGTGATTGAATCTACATTAAAATATGAAGATATAACAGATTTTTTCAATCCTTATGTTGATAAACTATCTATTTTAGAAATGACTATTTCTAAAAATGATAAATCATGCAATAAACCACTTAAAGAATTAAGACCACCAGAAAATAGTATAGTTGGAGTTATAATAAAGAAAAATGGTGAAATTATGGTACCACAAGGTAATACAATAATTGAAGAAGAAGATAAATTAATAGTTTTTTCTATAAAAGAACAGGTACAAAAAGTTAAAGACGCTTTAAAGTAAGAGGTGATCATGTGTCTGATTATAAATATTATTTAAAATTAAGGTATAAAACGATATTAAAAAATACAGCTTCAATGCTATTTGCTCTTTCTTTATTAATTTTTTTAGTTGGAAGTATATCAATTTTTTATGGAGATTTTAAAACCTTTAATTCTTTTTTTATGACAACAATTACTACAGCTGGTTTTGGATTAATTTTAATGTTATTTAGTATTGGTGAAAAATCAAAAATAATAAATGTTCAAGATGCAGTTATGATAATTTTTTTTGTATGGACATTTTCAATATTTTTTTCATCTTTACCTTTTGTTTATTATGGAATGCTTAATATACATCAAGCAATATTTGAATCAACAAGTGGATGGACGACAACAGGTCTTACAATGATTTCAAATGTTGAGATTATACCAAAAACTTTTTTACTTTGGAGAAGTATAATGCAATATATTGGTGGAGCAGGTTTTGCCCTTATTATGGTAATAGTTGCGGGAAGTACAGGGGTAGGATTGTATCAAGCAGAAGGAAGAACCGATAATATAGTTCCAAACTTAAGAGGATCTGCAAAAATTATAACTTTAATTTATGTTTCATGGGCAATTTTAGGAATAGTTTTATTAATGCTTATTTCAAAATTACCATTTTTTGAAGCTTTTAATCATACATTGACAGCTTTAGCAACAGGCGGATTTTCTACTAAAAATGCAAGTGTTGGAGCATTTAATAATTTATCTATGGACATAATAATAATGATTTTAATGATAGCTGGTGGAACTGGTTTTGGGGTTCATTATGCTTTTTTATTGATGACAAAAAATTTTTATAAAAACATTAAAGATTATAAATCAAAAAAAATTTCAAAATTAAAATTAAAAGATAGAATTTCATCTGAGCCATATTTAAAAAATCCTGAACCAAAAACGATGTATTTTTTACTTTTTATATCGATAATACTGATATTTTTATTTATGGGTAAGTCTTTATATGGAGTTGGAAATGGATTAAGACATTCAGCATTTCAAGCAATATCAGCTCTTACTGGAACAGGGTTTTCAACAGTTAGCTTTTTAAAATGGAATCCATTTGGAATTTTAGTTATGATAATACTTATGATTCTTGGTGGAATGATGGATTCAACCTCAGGTGGATTAAAACTTTACAGAGTGTATGTAATTATAAAAGTAATAAAACTTCAAATATTAAATTTTTTTAAACCACAAGGTACTAAATTTCATGTTGAAGTGTATAAAGGAGTATCAAAAAAGTTCATTAATGAAAGCACATTTAAAGATGTAATAGCAGTAATATTTATGTATTTTTTGATATTTTTTATAGGAGTATTTACTCTTTTAGGATATGGATATAATTTACAAGATTCTATGTTTGAATATTCTTCTGCATTATCAGCAGTTGGATTATCAGTAGGAATAACTTCACCAACTGCACCACTTGGAGTAATATGGATAGAAACAATTGGAATGTACCTTGGAAGACTAGAATTTTTTGTAATTTATTATGCAATTATAAAATTAATAAAAGATTTAAAAGAATTTATATAAATAATAAGCCAACATTTGTTGGTTTATTATTTTTTGTGGTATAATTAACTCCTAAACAAAATGGAGGTGTGTAAATGATAAATAAAAATTCTATAATAGCGGTTGAAAGTTCTATTATAAAAAATAATTTTATAAAACCTATGTATGAAAGTTATTGTTTTTCAAATATTCCAGGAACTATTATGAAAAATTTTGGAATAAATAATAATAGAACCTTACCAAATGATATTTTTGGAAATATAGACCAAAAAAATAAAAAAATAGTTTTTTTATTTTTAGATGCTTTTGGATGGAATT contains:
- the hslU gene encoding ATP-dependent protease ATPase subunit HslU, whose translation is MVLDKLTPKEIVAQLNKYIIGQNIAKKQVSIALRNRIRRLKLEENMRKEVIPKNILMIGPTGVGKTEIARRLAQIAKAPFIKVEATRFTEVGYVGKNVESMIKELMDVSVNLVRTEMMEKVEELAKKMVEQRIVEALVPASKKQNSNANFMEMFQMFNQQGNYQNQKKETIEEPEIKRRREEIYEQLKKGELENIEIEIELEEDSTPMFAGMGSEFEDMGMQIGEMFSNLMPKKKKKRKMKVSEARKILQPIEAEKLIDKEKMIQEGIERAQSRGIIFIDEIDKITAKGSGAGPDVSREGVQRDLLPIVEGTNVMTKYGQVKTDYILFIAAGAFHMAKPSDLIPELQGRFPVRVELQDLTEDDFIKILVEPENAIIKQYKALLLTDDVELEFSEDGIKEIAKISFELNEKVENIGARRLYTVVEKVLEEVSYEAPSSTAWKVVVNSEYVKAKLGDIVKDENLREYVL
- a CDS encoding TrkH family potassium uptake protein; the protein is MSDYKYYLKLRYKTILKNTASMLFALSLLIFLVGSISIFYGDFKTFNSFFMTTITTAGFGLILMLFSIGEKSKIINVQDAVMIIFFVWTFSIFFSSLPFVYYGMLNIHQAIFESTSGWTTTGLTMISNVEIIPKTFLLWRSIMQYIGGAGFALIMVIVAGSTGVGLYQAEGRTDNIVPNLRGSAKIITLIYVSWAILGIVLLMLISKLPFFEAFNHTLTALATGGFSTKNASVGAFNNLSMDIIIMILMIAGGTGFGVHYAFLLMTKNFYKNIKDYKSKKISKLKLKDRISSEPYLKNPEPKTMYFLLFISIILIFLFMGKSLYGVGNGLRHSAFQAISALTGTGFSTVSFLKWNPFGILVMIILMILGGMMDSTSGGLKLYRVYVIIKVIKLQILNFFKPQGTKFHVEVYKGVSKKFINESTFKDVIAVIFMYFLIFFIGVFTLLGYGYNLQDSMFEYSSALSAVGLSVGITSPTAPLGVIWIETIGMYLGRLEFFVIYYAIIKLIKDLKEFI
- the pfkA gene encoding 6-phosphofructokinase; its protein translation is MKRIGLITSGGDAPGMNAAIRSVVRTAESKGIEVYAFLRGYAGILDKEYKVLKFSDVGGIMEKGGTILRTARVLEFKLPEVRKEAADILRELKIEALVVIGGEGSLTGAKLLMEEQDIPVVGIPGSIDNDIPQTDMCIGVDTCLNTTIEAMQKLKDTASSHERAFIVEVMGRGSGYIALMSALSVGAEAVIIPETPVDFKAIAERIWEERQRGKVNSIIVVAEGAASAYTVARHLENRIGFETRITILGHIVRGGSPSAFDRILASRMGYEAIKSIVEGEYGVMIALSRSNMIRVPIESVLSEKKELDMEILKLAKILS
- a CDS encoding NAD(P)-binding protein — encoded protein: MKSKYIIVIGCGRLGSELAVKFSQNHSVVVIDKNEKAFSRLVNKNFTGFTMTVDTNDMDALKKAKLDKADIVYIVTPDDNLNFMLAYGIKMIKKEINKEDLRIVARVNDPMKKDLFQRAKLELFCPIENSANQIFADFKGADEL
- a CDS encoding Fur family transcriptional regulator, whose translation is MFKTREQIVETLKRNKIHPTPNRVLIAEIILNATNHPSTDEIHLTLTKRGKNISFTSVYNIIKVLQKANLIKELKYSERSRFDPNLKPHSHFICEICGKVYDVDGEQNISVPNEIMGMKVNEVEVIYRGICNNCKSN
- a CDS encoding response regulator, translating into MNSEHVDILIIEENESIINLYKKMLMNILNDEYSIKILKNNKEISNFFDNTNNFKNKISLIISESSIEGVEIIEKLGDIKSMFPRVCVYIMSNDVNIEKLKKALKYGVSDWIEKPITPDEFYEVVHKSIYRGTSFESKIRDIEKEIDNFNVENEIEYYKLENRLGKLLGENPSRYETHYLLGKLYEKKGIKTLSIKHYKASEALKN
- a CDS encoding TrkA C-terminal domain-containing protein; its protein translation is MRKKIFYIFEGKTLAYALAKKLLLLGNSVYYVSKNPESIEILDGLKVYHSSLELIQHDPTDINWIDNFEMTKDIGAVILLSEDDAQNFVISWILRQKYDTLKILSLVNHVENKFVFDDINIINILPTLWMEKVIESTLKYEDITDFFNPYVDKLSILEMTISKNDKSCNKPLKELRPPENSIVGVIIKKNGEIMVPQGNTIIEEEDKLIVFSIKEQVQKVKDALK
- the pyk gene encoding pyruvate kinase, with the translated sequence MITLKKTRIVCTLGPVTESEEILGELMDIGMNVARLNTSHGDPEEHFTRVQRVQKIRKAKGIPIAILLDLEGPKMRTTNFKTDEVELIEGNEFILTSEDIVGDETIVGLTYKRLPEDVKSGDLILLNDGKVKLEVIESNGIQIRTKIINGGIVTHRRGINVPGVDIQLPGLTEKDKSYIEYGVKWNVDYMAQSFVRKADDIRETKEILAKLGAPDMPVIAKIETLQALDNLEEIIDAADGVMVARGDLGVEIPVQQVPVVQKRIISMANAKSKPVITATQMLETMIENPVPTRAEATDIANAIMDGTDAVMLSAETSVGKHPLEAVKVMSNIAIETEKYLWKYSRMFNFVTTEGKDEVTNAITKSAVEMAIELNIHTIVATTYRGYTVRALSRFRKDLNIIAASPREETFNRMALVWGVTPVIMTKFIDTDSMLENVSNIVKSLNLNKKGDKIIVTAGIPYGFAGTTNLIKVHEV
- the gcvPB gene encoding aminomethyl-transferring glycine dehydrogenase subunit GcvPB, giving the protein MKLIFEKSTKGRKGFRLPRLDVPKQELPKNLLRQEKAELPEVFEMDVVRHFESLEKINHSIDRGFYPLGSCTMKYNPFINEEMASLSGFVNLHPYVEEKDAQGALELMYNLQKSLGEITGMDAVTLQPAAGAHGELTGMLIIRKYIEDKGLTHKTKVIVPDSAHGTNPASATMAGFKAVEVKSTDKGRVDIEEYKKLMDDDVAAIMLTNPNTVGLFESDILEIAKLAHEHGALLYYDGANLNAIMGMVRPGDMGFDVVHMNLHKTFSTPHGMGGPGSGPVGVKEYLKDYLPKPIVEKNENGLYELNYDIPKSIGRVRSLYGNFLVLVRAYTYISTMGSDGLKKSSEYAVLNANYMRVKLMNSMKMAYDEICKHEFVVEGTFLKEYGLKTTDFAKRMLDYGIHPSTIYFPLIVKEAMMFEPTETESKETLDEVIEVMLKIVDEAKNTPEKLHNAPFTTPVRRLDELKANKDIKVKY